Sequence from the Sciurus carolinensis chromosome 1, mSciCar1.2, whole genome shotgun sequence genome:
TAGGGGACTGGTGACCCCTCAGTTAGAGCAAGGCCTGGGGAAGTCTCACCGCCAGGATGTTTACGGATGATGAATTTTCTGATTTCGTCATAGGCGAAGATAAGGATGCTGTAGGGAAGGGCACAGAACCACCAGGCTAACCTGTAGAGAGCAAGATTTGGTCAGTGACTGAAGTTACAGAGGCCAGAGAAGAACAGGCACAGAGGACAGTGTGTGGGAGTAGTGAGTTTCATGTATTGTGCCCACATGTGACTGAGTCTGTGCCAGAGACAGCAGGGTGAATAAGATCCAATTGATCCCCACCTTTGAGGAGGTTAGAGTCTGGGGAGTTAGTGATTGGGAATGGAGAGGAGGAGAATATAAAAAGCCAGTGATAACATGGTAAATGTGCTATTCAGAGGTACATGCAGTGTACATAGGGATTATCTGCTGACTTTCATGGAGTTGCTGAGGGAGGTTCCCTTTGTTTCCTGTATACTCTAGATCTTGTACTTAACAAAGGGGAGGTTGCTGTAGTGAGATAGGCTTATCTGAGCTAATCCTCAGACATCTAGTGTGGAAATACTctgccaagaaaacaaaataaacaacaaaaaatattgccaggtgtagtggtgcacacctgtaatcccaacggctcaggaggctgaggcaggaggattgtgagttcaaagccagcctcagcaatttaacgaggcactacgcaactcagtgagatcctgtctctaaataaaatacaaaatacggctggggatgtggctcagtggttgagtgctcctgagttcaatccctggtacctgccccaccccaaaaaatatacacacacacgcatatgattatttatttatttatatatatatatgtacatgtatgtatatatttctacATATTGCAAAATCAGAGAcatgttttttcttcctgtgtctctTCTATATTTGGAGACCAAGAAGATGCACCCTGGGAAGGGATTGAATCAGGACCACAGTCGTTCTCTTGGGTGACAAAGTAAAGAGATGGCCtacaccctcagcaacttagtgagaccctgactcagaataaaaaagcgccaggtatgatggtgcatgcctgtaatcccagtaatttgagaggctgaaacaggaggattgcaagttcaaggacagctttagcaatttagtgaggccctaagcaatgtattGAGAGGtgctgtctcaagataaaaaatgaaaagggttggggatgtagcttaatggtaaattgccccctgggttcaattcctattacaaaaaaaaaaaaaagaagaagaagaagaagaaaagagagagtttAAACCAAATGGCACTGCCCAATAGAAATACAATGGTTGGCCATGtgtgaaatttcaaaatttctaatagccaaattaaaataagttaaaagaaacaggtgaaattgattttaataattttatttaatccagcatatccaaaatattatgaTGTTGAcatgtatataataaatataaatattatggatttataaatataaatattatgagaTAGTGAACACTTGATCCCGTCTTGAAACTCTTGTAGGTATCTTACACTGATAGAACATCTCAATTCAGACACTAAATTTTCAATGGCTATAGGGAAGTTAGTCCAACCAAAATAATAAAGTCATATTTaatagacaaatatttaatgCTGCTTtagttttaaactttaaatgaattgaaattaaaattacaaattcagtTCTTCAGGCTCACTAGCCATATTTCAAGAGCTCAGTGTGGGTCACATGGATAGTGACTGCTGTATTGGAGAGTGTAGGCTTAAGCCTTGGTTCATTCTCCACACATGGACACAGTATAAACTTTGATACTTGTTTACCCATTCATTGAACTATAGTTATATATCTAATCTGCATCTCTGTTAGGTATTGGAGAAATGAAAATGGTTACATGATAGTCTTTGGCCTCAAAGAGATCAAGAGAATCAGAAAAAAGAGGGTGAATGCACACACAAAATAAGGAACCACAATATTAGGTGGTAAGTACCATAGTCAAGGTATATACAGAGTATGTGGAAGCACAGATAATGTTCAACTGCATTTGTTATTACTTCCATATTGACATTATAGCAACAAGTGTAAagttactggttttttttttcttttttttgcagtgctggggattgaacccagggcttcatgctttcgaggcaagcactctaccaactgagctatatccctagtccaaGCTACTGTTAACAAAGCATCTACCGTGACCCAAGCATGCTCACTGCTTTATATCCATTTCTCTGTGTATTTCTCAACATTCTGCCAGGTGCGTATTTAGTAATTTATTTGCATGTTGAGGATCAAATGTAGGACCTCACAAATACTAGGCACAAGCTCTACCACAGACCTATGTCCCCAGTGCTACCAGGTGTGTGTTATTAAGACTTTATAGATAAGCTAGGTGTGGAggcacatgtgtgtaatcccagctacttgggaggttgaaacaggagcattgcaagttcaatgccagcctcaccaactcagtgagaccctatctccaaaaaaacaaaacaaaaaaagttaggGCTGCCCagtgagttcaattcccagtacaataaacaacaaaaacgCCACAGTTTCCCAAGAAAAGGTATCAAGTAGTAAGAATTTTATTCTGTCTACTCATTTTgtacacattaaaatatatttgtgcatTAATATAATGCAATTAGCTAAGTCTAGATCATGCTGTTTTTATGGTTATTTCAACTCTAAGAAATATGCATTTTTGTACAACTATGCCACACATCAATGTAATAAAAGAGTCCACTCAGTTAAACACTAGTAAGTCTGCTAAATTTGCACATCTTGTGGCTTGTGATCACTTGGCACAGTCTCTAACACCTCCCTAAATTAGATCTATTTATCAGAGAATCGATGACTCTCTCCTTAAGTGACCGAGTGTAGCCCCATTTATCCAGCAGCCCCTCGCTGGTCACTGTCCTGTTCAAACACACCCTTCCTCCCATTTCCTCTCACATGTTCTCCCTGTGCCCGGAGAATCCCCTGCTTGAATCCCTTTTTCACTCACTTGAGTGGGTACATTCGCAGGGCCAGGTCCATGCCTGGAGTGTAGGACAGGAAAGCTGCCAGGAGTGTCTCCTCCAGGATCCCGAATATTAGAACCTTGTTTCTGGGAAGAACGTTTGTGACTGTTATGGAGACAAGGGAGAAAAGGCAGGGGAAAATGGTCTGTCTCTGTGTGAGTCTGGGGGTGTTGGGGTGTTTGGAGGGGGCTCACTTCATGCCCTGCTGGAAGACGGAGTTGCGGCGGGTCTTGCAGATGATGAGGTCAGCCCACTGCACGATCACGATGCTGACAAAGAAGGCCGTTTGGCACGTGAACTCCACCACTTTCCGCTGCTCAAAGGTCTGGGGGAGGGCGGCAGAGCGACACCTCAGTGTCAGAGGTGTTCAGATAACCCAAaggcttcttttctcttctgctttccagGACCCTTAGGCTGAATTAGTTTCTCTCTCTTTGAACTCCACTTGTCTCTGCTTTTGCACTTTTTATAACGTATTATgatttgtttatgtgttttcctTACTTGACTGAGGAACAGTCAAGTAACAGTCCTCAAGAACAAGGACCTGGGAGCTGGGGACTTGGCTCactggtacagcacttgcctagcctgcacaaggccttgggtttaagccaagggaaaaaagaaagaaagatttggtcttatttatctttgtgttCCCTCCCTGTGTACAGTTCATGGCTTGattaatatttactaaattaatAAGAAGTATGGTTTAGAAGATGACGAACTTAGGACAGCAGAGTCAGAAAGGAAGGTGGACCAGAAGGCAATATGAATACAGAGGGGAAAAGGAATGCACTGGACAGTGGTGGATAGTAgacattcacttattcattccaTGTTTCTTATACACATAAATAACTTAGAGACTCTGGGTGCAGGGGCACACGTCTgtgattccagtgacttgggaggctgaggcaggaggattccaagttaaaGGCccgcctcaataacttagtgagatcctatctcaagaaaacaaaacaaaacaaaacaaaacaaaaaaatgagccAGGGAtctagctcagaggtagaacctttctgggttcaattcccagtactgtaaaGAGAATTTATTAGAGTCTAGTATGAGAGATAAATATGCTAATTATGCCAGTACTATAATAGGTTATAAAAGAGAGATCACAAGGGGCTGCAGGAACCCAGAAGTAGTACATCTAAATTAgactggaggggaaaaaagactgtttttttttttttttttaaagtatatttataaataactcatatataaaataaggaatttgaaaatatataagacCACACAAGGATGAGATACTACATATCAAACCACATGAGAtatggatgaacttggagaaaaattttaaaaaccttaaatgattagaaacaaaagttaaaaactgAGGATCCAAGCAAAGACCTTAGATAAGCTCAGTCAGCATGTTCAGGCCACAGCTATCCTTCACTGTAGTCATCTCTGTCACGTACATAATTTCCCatcctttcttgttttgtttatacAGCACTAGGAATTAAAAACCCAGGACATCGTGTAtgtagacaagcactctgccaccgtGCTACCTCCctagctcttttcattttatcttttttaaaaaattgttctttttagatatacatgacagtagaatgtattttgacctatcatatatacatggagtatgacttcccattcttgtggttgtacatgatgtggagttacactgatcatgtgttcatatatgaacataggaaagttatgtctgattcattctactgtctttcctattcctctatccatcttccctccccttcatttccctttgtctgatccaatgaacttctactcttccctctctccccttattgtgtgttagcatcctcatatcaaagagaatattcagcctctggttttttgggattggcttatttcacttagcatgatagtctccaattccatccatttacctgcaaatgccataatttcattcttctttatgactgagtaatattccattgtgtatatattcattttattttgagacagggtctcactaatttgcccaggttgaccttgaatttgtgatcctcctgcttcaacctcctgagttgctgggattacaggtgtgcaccaccacacccaaccacAGCTAAACTTTAGAAGCCAATGTGTATGAAGTACATCGTTCCAATAACTCGGATTTGAATAGACTTTTGAGAAACCTGCAATTAGCTTAGTTTGGAGGCATCATGGTGAAGTGAGAAAGTGCAGGACAGGCATCAACAGTTCAGATTTCTAGTCCAGTTCTTCTAGGGATTCTCTATAGGACATTGAACAAGTCATTACACTTTCTAGATTCAGTGTTCTCACTTATAGACTACAGATCATAGACTACACATCCTCTGTGATGCTGTAATTCTTGTGATAATTGGTGTCATGTGTCTTATGGTCTTAGGAATTGGAATGGGAGTGtccatagacacacacacacacacacacacacacacacacacacaaaagcaataCTGGGAAATAACATTGCCCAGagtatattgttacattgtgtgtaGGTATGCATATGCAACAATAGagcccaccattatgtataattataaggtACCAATTGTAAAAAACAGcaagtttcttaaaattcttgGACACATATTAATGGGGAGAAGGCTTCAGTTTGAGCCTCATTCATCTTGGATATAAGGGAAGATTACTATAAGTAGAAGATTACTATActgtattaataaaaaagaagaaagaagtttaGAACAATGAGGAaggaatatacaaagaatatagGTTTTCAGATTTTAAGTCATATTATTTGAACTCTTATGGAGGGAAACATTGAAACAGGAGAGGACCTAGCATTCATTTGGGGGAAATTCTGGTTATAACCTGGAAAAACAGAAATTGGTCCAGATGAAGTTGATATGACCAAGACCTCCAATTCCAAAGGAGCCAAAAAGACCAGGAAGGTAAGGATACACGACAGACAGTAGAAACCATCAGAAATTAGGTCATTATAAACAGAGAAGAAGTTCACTGTTATGGTTAGAAACGTGGTCAAATGTTAGATCACTAAGACAGGACTGGAGATGAAGTATCAACCCTGTCTGGTGCCTCCTTTCTACCACCCTTCAAAAATGCTCTTCCAGCtgggtggcgcacacctgtaatcccacgggcttgggaggttgaggtaggaggattgcaaattcaaagccagcctcagcaatttagcaaggccctaagcaactcagtgagaccctgtctctaaataaaacataaaaaaagtgctggggatgtggcttagtggttaagtgcccctggattcaatccctggtaccaaaaaaaaaaaaaaaaaaaaagaagccttcCCTGTCCCTTCCTCATTCTTATTGATCACTTTCTACTACCCCACCCTGTCTACTCACCCACTGCTGCCCATAACTGTCCTCCAGGTCATTTAAGAATCGATTATCCCAATTCAGGCGGATGCCCAGCAGATCAAAAGGTTTAAAGCCATTCTCAGCCAGGATCACGAAATAGGTGAAGAATCCTGCTAGAGCCTGGATCATCCCTGTGAAAGAGTCACAGGACTGAGGAAACTGGTTCAGAGGACCCCAAAAGGCAGACCAAGAATAGGACAGGGGTAGAGGTTTACTTCCAGCTGGGTTGGTATGTCTACGCAGTAATGAAGGTActtgggctggggtcgtggctcagtggtggagcacttgcctagcatgtgtgaggcactgggttttatcctcagcaccacataaaaataaataaataaatggtaaaaaaaaaaaaaaaatgtttttttttttttttttaaattcttgccACCAACCTTCTTATCCTATCATCACTGTGTGACTGTTGCCAAACACTGACATTTGTTTCTGAACTCTAACCCAGAGTCATTTTTGAATCACATAATATTAAGACTATTAAGGACTTTGGAGGcaatttgttcattctttctatTTAGTGATGACTGAACTCCTCCTTGACCATTTCTCCTGGACATTTGGACACTTACCAAGTTTTATTCTCTTCTTACATCTCTGCCATCTGCCCTTTGCCTGTCCCTTAGTCAAAACTTCTGTCCTCCATGCCTGGACTACAGTGTTGGCTAACATTAATGTTTGCCTCCTAACTACAGGGCTGTGCACTGTGTATGCACCTGTGGACATGATCCTCATACCAGTTCTGAACTATTGTCTATAATTCATAAATGGGaaaactgaaacacagaaaaGATTGTCATTGTCCAGGGTCATTCAGGCAGTAGGTGGTAGAATTGGGATTCAAATATAGGTCTGATTGCTAAGTctatgctttttctacatctttcCTCCCCCAGGTATTGGGATGATCTCTCTCATCCTGAATCTCTTCCCTGTTTATCCCTCACACTACTATCTGAAACACTCCACTGTGGCAACTCAAGAACAAAGACGTTCAATGACATTCAAATGTCTTTCAAGGCTGGCCCTAATATAAATGCTTCCTATATCTGCAGCCTTATTTTCTATGAAGACTAAGAGCACCAGAAAACTGGTTTATTTACTCTTCTGTAGGCATACCATGTGAACATCCCTTCTCTGCTGGTCCCCTGACCATATAGTACCAAGGCTAAACACTATGCTTCAATGCCAAGTTAAGTTCTATTTCCCCCATAAAACCTCTCTGACTATCTCATAATTGGTGAgtttgcttgctttttgtttgtttgtttgttcctgtAACATGTTAGGGCTATGCTGTGCTTGTTACTGAGCCCATGGAAAGATGCTATCATCTTATGTATATTCCTTTTGAACTGGACTCTAAGTCAAGGGCAGATGGGCAGATCAGCGATCAACAGTTCCTTGTGTCCCCAGGGCCTTTTAGAGTTTGTTGTTGAAAACATATCTCCCAGACTTCCAAACTGAGGCAGGGGTAATTGCTCCCTTCTCCCTTCACTCCTCATTCCTTGGGCTCACCAATCTGTCCATAAGCCATGCCGATGAGACGATGGTTCACCAGATTATCAGTCTTTGGGTCTCGCGGATGCCTCTTCATGATGTCACTTTCAGCTGCCTCATATGCCAGTGAGATAGCTGGAACCTGGAGAGCGGAAATGACAGGGCCCCAAAGTTCAGAAGGAAACTTACAAGTAACTCCAGCTCTACCCTGTCACTTGACATGGATTTTTCCTACTCCTGATCTATCTCACAAGAGTTCTGAGAGCTGGGTCCCAGCTGGATCCTCACCATATCGGTGCCCAGGTCAATGCAGAGGATGGTTATTGTCCCTAGTGGTAGTGGTATACTGAGGATGATGAACAGCAGGAAGGGGGTGATCTCAGGAATGTTGCTGGTCAGGGTGTATGCGATGGATTTCTTCAGGTTGTCAAAGATGAGGCGGCCTGGGGAGGACAGTGAACTCTCTGTGAGAACCACAGAGAAAGGACACACCTCCCACTTACCAGCTTCTAGACAGAGACCACTAAAAGAAGTGTCATGGTCCATGAAAAGATTGGTAGTTCAAGGGAGACCTTGGTGGTCCCAGTTTTGTTTCTCAATTGTGTGactattatttacttatttatttatgtggtacctGGGACCTGGAGAgtggggcgctctaccactgagctacagtcccagtccttattttattatttttttttattttgaaacagggtcttgctaatttccCCATGCTGgtctccaatttgcaatcctcctgcctcagactcccaaattgctgggattatagtcatgcaccactgcacacagTTCTTGTGTGACTATTAATTAGACTCATGATTTATTAGCATGCCCTTACTGTGTACTCTTTGTTCTTGGATTCGAAATGGCTAATGTTATCTGATCTCTGAAAATTAAGCAGGGTTGGGCCTAGTTAATCCTGAATGTCTGAGAATGCCAGTATTAAAGACTTTAAAGGACTAAGGCTAAATTGGAAAGAGCCCAAATCTGGGACAGGCCGGGGTTTGGATCTCATTTTCTGATATAACTAGCTTATGACCCTGGGCACCCCTTATCCCTCTGAGCATTATTCCTCTTGCCTTGCAAGATTGCTGAGTCCTTCTCTGAGTACCCTTCAAAGATTGTAATCCCTCCCtgctgtattttttaatgtttatttttagtactgggaattaaacccaggggtgcttaccactgagctatatctccagcctcttttaatttttttttctttttttttttcattttgagacagggtctctaactTGCCTCGGCCTCCGGAGAAGCTGGGATTGCAGATACGTCATTGTACCCAGCAGATAATCATGATTACAGGGATCATCATATTTTAGTAAGAGAGCTCCAGGCAGAGAGCAGGGAGGCCGGGATTCAGCATTCTGGAGTTTTCTGGTTCACCAATGGGCATTCTCATCAGAATTCTCTGTGAAATTCTCTCAGAATTCTCTGGGAAAgaggttttgctatgttgcccaatTAATGGTTCATGAAGTCAATTCATAGGTAGTCTCCAACCTCTTCTGATGTGTCACCATCATTCCAGCAGGAAGTTCTTTAGGGGACCCTGCTGGAGATTGTGAAGTATGGAGTATAGCTACATCTTGCTATAAACACACTTGAATCCCAGCGATAGGACAAAGAAGATATCATGCTATACCAGAGTCCCAGTCTCCCAGCAAATCTGGACTTTCTTCCAATCTCATAAAAAAAGTGATGTTCTAAGTATCAGCTGACTCTAATTTGCAAAATACTGTGATATAGTATTTTGATCACTGTcatacagtgatttttttttttttttttttttttttgcagtctaTGCAGGACCATGGAGATTAGATGATGGGCAAAGGGTCATGTACACCAACACCTAGCTGAGTCTAAGGGTCAGTCCCAACCTTGGGCACCctgcctcctcaccctcctccacGCCTGTGACAATGGAGGCAAAGTTGTCGTCCAGCAGGATCATGTCGGCTGCCTGCTTAGAGACGTCAGAGCCAGTGATGCCCATGGCGATACCGATGTCCGCCTTCTTCAGCGCTGGGGAGTCGTTCACCCCGTCACCTGTCACTGCCACAATGGCTCCCTGGGGAAGTCCAGAAAGAGGTAGTGAACACACTAATGAATACAGATTTAGGACGAGTCCCAAAGATCGGTTTGACTTCAGcacctcatttcttttccttttttctttttgagacagggtcttactatgcTGCCCAAGTTGGGCTCAAACTCACACTCcttccacctcagtctcccaatagCTTAGGATATTAAAGGTGAGAATCCCATTTCTTGATGGACTCGTGCTTGATCTAGTAGTCTCAGCCCCTCCTTTTCCTGCTCCCCTGAGATATTTAAGCCCACAGAgaaaccccaaaccaaaggtcaCTGTGGAGTCTTTTCTAGTCCAATCCACAGGTCCCCCTGCTTGGTTTGGGGCTGGACTCTGCCTCATGATTTCTGCCAGGCTCTCCAGGGCTCCTTACCAGCCTCTGACATCCCTCCACAATGATGAGCTTCTGCTGAGGAGAGGTCCGAGCAAACACAATCTCAGTGTGGTTCTGGAGAATCTCATCAAGCTGTTCTGAGTCCAAGTTCTTTAGCTCTGAGCCATGCACCACAATGGCTCTGACATTCCTGCAGGAGAGAATTTCAAAAGGCTAGTTCTAACTGTTGGAAATCACCATGGGTGCTGGTGCCCTCTAACCAACCTTACTCTAAATTCCTTGATTCTTTCAACTCTGTCTCCTCACTTGTCCCCAGCATTCACTAACTCCCAAATGACATATTCCATCCCCTTTCCCTTTATGACaactcctccttttcttcttcttttttcttttcctacttccTCTGAAGACTCACTGACATATTCCCTTGGTTATTTCcttattatattttcctttgtaatGTGTAAACCCCACAATCCTACCAACTGAAATTGACTTCGAAAACTTTAGAAAGTGGGATCTGGGTGGGACAAATGATGGAGGGAAATGGCAGATCTGAGTTCTAAAGGGATCTCACCTGATATC
This genomic interval carries:
- the LOC124981027 gene encoding sodium/potassium-transporting ATPase subunit alpha-4 isoform X1, yielding MKRHPRDPKTDNLVNHRLIGMAYGQIGMIQALAGFFTYFVILAENGFKPFDLLGIRLNWDNRFLNDLEDSYGQQWTFEQRKVVEFTCQTAFFVSIVIVQWADLIICKTRRNSVFQQGMKNKVLIFGILEETLLAAFLSYTPGMDLALRMYPLKLAWWFCALPYSILIFAYDEIRKFIIRKHPGGWLEKETYY